A genomic region of Pseudomonas sp. KU43P contains the following coding sequences:
- a CDS encoding HIT family protein encodes MFMMDSRLQQDSLVLGDFPLCRLLLSKDANYPWFILVPKRAGVSELFDLSQEDQAQLWKETTYLAEALKREFAADKMNVATLGNVVSQMHMHVIVRHQHDAAWPAPVWGKVPAVAYEPQQVESIRVRLRALLNDDYQEA; translated from the coding sequence GTGTTTATGATGGATTCACGTTTGCAGCAGGATTCCCTGGTCCTGGGCGATTTTCCGCTGTGCCGACTGCTGCTGAGCAAGGATGCCAACTACCCCTGGTTCATACTGGTGCCCAAGCGTGCAGGCGTGAGTGAGCTGTTCGACTTGAGTCAGGAAGATCAAGCGCAGTTGTGGAAAGAAACCACTTACCTGGCCGAGGCACTGAAGCGCGAGTTCGCCGCCGACAAGATGAACGTTGCCACCTTGGGCAATGTGGTCAGCCAGATGCACATGCACGTGATCGTTCGTCATCAGCATGACGCCGCATGGCCGGCGCCGGTGTGGGGCAAGGTGCCTGCCGTTGCGTACGAACCGCAGCAGGTCGAGTCGATTCGCGTGCGACTGCGCGCGTTGCTCAATGACGATTATCAGGAGGCCTGA
- a CDS encoding SlyX family protein, protein MSLESRIIELETRQAFQDDTLQALNDVVAEQGQVIERLQLQMAELIKRYEEMVGQYGSEGEEAPPPHY, encoded by the coding sequence ATGTCGCTGGAATCGCGCATCATCGAGCTGGAAACCCGCCAGGCCTTCCAGGATGACACCCTCCAGGCGCTGAATGACGTGGTGGCCGAGCAGGGGCAGGTGATCGAGCGTCTGCAATTGCAGATGGCCGAGTTGATCAAGCGATACGAGGAGATGGTCGGCCAGTACGGCAGTGAGGGGGAGGAGGCGCCGCCGCCGCATTACTGA
- a CDS encoding cold-shock protein, translating to MFKIVHLVTGVAALLLSLIPSLKTDATPFLQQPDAVYLALLGLLNLLLAPVVPLYYRGARQQLQHLACALLVVAVVLQTLTLLARPEMGNLAALVCAALAVALHLAVGFARSGRKARATPGALQEAGKRDTGTVKWFNTSKGFGFISRDSGDDIFVHFRAIRGEGHRILVEGQRVEFSVMHRDKGLQAEDVVAVNRR from the coding sequence ATGTTCAAGATCGTCCACCTGGTGACGGGCGTTGCGGCTTTGCTGCTCTCGCTCATACCCAGCCTGAAAACCGATGCGACACCCTTCCTGCAGCAACCCGACGCGGTCTACCTGGCCCTGCTCGGCCTGCTCAACCTGCTGCTGGCGCCGGTCGTGCCCCTGTATTACCGCGGAGCACGCCAGCAACTGCAACACTTGGCCTGCGCCCTGCTGGTAGTGGCCGTGGTGCTGCAGACACTGACCCTGCTCGCCCGCCCGGAAATGGGCAACCTGGCCGCCCTGGTGTGTGCCGCCCTGGCAGTTGCTCTGCACCTGGCAGTCGGTTTTGCCCGCAGCGGCAGGAAGGCACGTGCAACCCCAGGCGCCCTGCAAGAAGCTGGCAAACGGGATACCGGCACCGTGAAATGGTTCAATACCTCCAAGGGCTTCGGCTTCATCTCGCGCGATTCGGGTGACGATATCTTCGTCCACTTCCGCGCCATTCGCGGCGAAGGCCATCGCATCCTGGTCGAGGGCCAGCGCGTGGAGTTTTCGGTAATGCACCGTGACAAAGGCCTTCAGGCCGAAGACGTGGTCGCGGTCAATCGCCGCTGA
- a CDS encoding Dps family protein, whose amino-acid sequence MAIDIGISEEDRKSIVEGLSRLLSDTYVLYLKTHNFHWNVTGPSFRTLHLMFEEQYNELALAVDSIAERIRALGFPAPGSYAFYARHSSIKEEEGVPAADEMIRQLVQGQEAVVRTARSIFPVVDKVSDEPTADLLTQRMQVHEKTAWMLRVLLDGK is encoded by the coding sequence ATGGCAATTGATATCGGTATCAGTGAAGAAGATCGCAAATCCATCGTCGAAGGGCTTTCCCGCCTGTTGTCGGATACCTACGTGCTGTATCTGAAAACCCACAACTTCCACTGGAATGTCACAGGTCCGTCTTTCCGCACCCTGCACTTGATGTTCGAGGAGCAGTACAACGAACTGGCGCTGGCGGTCGACTCGATCGCCGAACGCATTCGCGCGCTGGGCTTCCCGGCGCCTGGGTCCTATGCCTTTTATGCGCGTCACTCCTCCATCAAAGAAGAAGAAGGCGTGCCGGCGGCCGACGAGATGATCCGCCAGCTTGTGCAGGGCCAGGAAGCCGTGGTCCGCACTGCGCGCAGCATCTTTCCGGTGGTGGACAAAGTCAGTGATGAGCCTACCGCCGACCTGCTAACCCAGCGCATGCAGGTGCATGAGAAAACTGCCTGGATGCTGCGAGTGCTGCTCGACGGTAAATAG
- a CDS encoding ribbon-helix-helix domain-containing protein: MIQATKRRVGQGCWPGKQCIDPFKTDFDMLQVQPVSRSVRLNGFSTCLRLEAVYWGILERIAEANQCSVSAVLSYVDREVHLRQGGVRNFSGLIRVICVAWLLDPPSVR, from the coding sequence ATGATTCAAGCGACTAAGCGGCGAGTTGGGCAGGGGTGCTGGCCAGGCAAGCAGTGCATCGATCCGTTCAAGACCGATTTCGACATGTTGCAGGTTCAACCGGTGTCGCGCTCGGTTCGGCTCAACGGTTTTTCCACCTGCTTGCGCCTGGAAGCGGTCTACTGGGGAATTCTCGAACGCATCGCCGAGGCCAATCAGTGTTCGGTCAGTGCCGTGTTGTCGTACGTGGACCGTGAAGTGCACCTGCGCCAGGGCGGGGTACGCAACTTCAGTGGGCTGATCCGGGTGATCTGTGTCGCCTGGCTGCTGGACCCGCCAAGTGTACGCTGA
- a CDS encoding FmdB family zinc ribbon protein, with protein MPLYDYQCASCNHQMEVLQKISAAPLTDCPACEAPALKKLLSVPGFRLSGNGWYETDFKTGAKKNLAGGDKAD; from the coding sequence ATGCCCCTTTATGACTATCAATGTGCATCCTGCAATCACCAGATGGAGGTGCTGCAGAAGATCAGCGCCGCACCGCTGACCGATTGCCCGGCTTGCGAAGCGCCTGCATTGAAGAAGCTGTTGTCGGTCCCTGGCTTTCGCCTGAGCGGCAACGGCTGGTACGAAACAGACTTCAAGACCGGGGCAAAAAAGAATCTGGCAGGCGGCGACAAGGCCGACTGA
- the aspS gene encoding aspartate--tRNA ligase codes for MMRSHYCGQLNESLDGQEVTLCGWVHRRRDHGGVIFLDIRDREGMAQVVFDPDRAETFAAADRVRSEYVVQITGKVRKRPDGAVNANMASGAIEILGYQLNVLNEAETPPFPLNEYSDVGEETRLRYRFIDLRRPEMADKLRLRSRITSSIRRFLDENGFLDVETPILTRATPEGARDYLVPSRTHAGSFFALPQSPQLFKQLLMVAGFDRYYQIAKCFRDEDLRADRQPEFTQIDIETSFLDESEIMGLTESMIRKLFKEVLDLEFGEFPHMTFEEAMRRYGSDKPDLRIPLELVDVADQLKDVDFKVFAGPANDPKCRVTALRLPGGASMPRSKIDEYTKFVGIYGAKGLAYIKVNERAKGVEGLQSPIVKNIPEANLNNILDRVGAVDGDIVFFGADKFKVVSEALGALRIRLGHDFELLTCEWAPMWVVDFPMFEENEDGSFTALHHPFTAPKCTPEELEANPATALSRAYDMVLNGTELGGGSIRIHRKEMQQAVFRLLGIEAAEQEEKFGFLLDALKFGAPPHGGLAFGLDRLVMLMTGAQSIREVIAFPKTQSAACVMTQAPGMVDAKALRELHIRLREQTKVE; via the coding sequence ATGATGCGCAGCCATTATTGCGGCCAACTGAACGAGAGCCTGGACGGCCAGGAAGTCACCCTTTGCGGCTGGGTCCATCGTCGCCGCGACCACGGCGGGGTGATCTTCCTCGACATCCGTGACCGCGAAGGCATGGCCCAGGTCGTGTTCGACCCGGACCGCGCCGAAACCTTCGCCGCCGCCGACCGCGTGCGCAGCGAGTACGTCGTGCAGATCACCGGCAAGGTGCGCAAGCGCCCCGATGGTGCGGTGAACGCCAACATGGCCTCCGGTGCCATCGAGATTCTGGGCTATCAGCTGAACGTGCTCAACGAAGCGGAAACCCCGCCGTTCCCGTTGAACGAATACTCCGACGTCGGCGAGGAAACTCGCCTGCGCTACCGCTTCATCGACCTGCGTCGCCCGGAAATGGCCGACAAACTGCGCTTGCGCTCGCGCATCACCAGCAGCATCCGTCGTTTCCTCGATGAAAACGGCTTCCTCGACGTCGAGACGCCGATCCTCACCCGTGCCACTCCGGAAGGCGCGCGCGACTACCTGGTGCCGAGCCGTACCCACGCTGGCAGCTTCTTCGCACTGCCGCAGTCGCCTCAGCTGTTCAAGCAGCTGCTGATGGTGGCCGGTTTCGACCGTTACTACCAGATCGCCAAGTGCTTCCGTGACGAAGACCTGCGGGCCGACCGCCAGCCGGAATTCACCCAGATCGACATCGAGACCAGCTTCCTCGATGAAAGCGAGATCATGGGCCTGACCGAAAGCATGATCCGCAAGCTGTTCAAGGAAGTACTGGACCTGGAGTTCGGCGAATTCCCGCACATGACCTTCGAAGAAGCCATGCGCCGCTACGGTTCCGACAAGCCTGACCTGCGTATCCCGCTGGAACTGGTCGACGTTGCCGATCAGCTCAAGGACGTCGACTTCAAGGTCTTCGCAGGCCCTGCCAACGATCCGAAATGCCGCGTCACTGCCCTGCGCCTGCCAGGCGGTGCCAGCATGCCGCGCAGCAAGATCGACGAGTACACCAAGTTCGTCGGCATCTACGGTGCCAAGGGCCTGGCCTACATCAAGGTCAACGAGCGCGCCAAGGGTGTCGAGGGTTTGCAGTCGCCGATCGTCAAGAACATCCCCGAGGCCAACCTCAACAACATCCTCGACCGCGTTGGCGCCGTAGACGGCGACATCGTGTTCTTCGGTGCCGACAAGTTCAAAGTGGTCAGCGAAGCCCTGGGTGCGCTGCGTATCCGCCTGGGCCACGACTTCGAGCTGCTGACCTGCGAGTGGGCGCCGATGTGGGTCGTCGACTTCCCGATGTTCGAAGAAAACGAAGACGGTAGCTTCACTGCGCTGCACCACCCGTTCACCGCACCGAAGTGCACCCCTGAAGAGCTCGAGGCCAACCCGGCTACCGCCCTGTCCCGTGCCTACGACATGGTCCTGAACGGTACCGAGCTGGGTGGCGGTTCGATCCGTATCCACCGTAAAGAGATGCAACAGGCGGTATTCCGTCTGCTGGGTATCGAGGCAGCGGAGCAGGAAGAGAAATTCGGCTTCCTGCTCGATGCCCTGAAATTCGGTGCTCCACCTCACGGTGGCCTGGCCTTCGGCCTGGACCGCCTGGTCATGCTGATGACCGGCGCCCAGTCGATCCGTGAAGTGATCGCCTTCCCGAAAACCCAGAGCGCCGCGTGCGTCATGACCCAGGCTCCAGGCATGGTCGACGCCAAGGCCCTGCGAGAGCTGCACATCCGCCTGCGCGAACAGACCAAGGTCGAGTAA
- a CDS encoding YebC/PmpR family DNA-binding transcriptional regulator, with translation MAGHSKWANIKHRKERQDAKRGKIFTKWIRELTVAAKQGGGDPASNPRLRLALDKALGANMSRDIIDRAVARGAGTNESDNVEELSYEGYGPGGVAIMVEAMTDNRNRTAAAVRHAFTKCGGNLGTDGSVAYLFERKGQISFAPGVDEDALMEAAMEADADDVVANEDGSFEVFTSFNSFYAVRNALEEAGFKAADAEIVMQPTTSAELDQEGAEKVLKLIDMLEDLDDVQNVYSNAQISDEIMEKLG, from the coding sequence ATGGCTGGTCATTCCAAGTGGGCGAACATCAAGCACCGCAAAGAGCGCCAGGATGCCAAGAGAGGCAAGATCTTCACCAAGTGGATCCGTGAGCTGACCGTTGCTGCCAAGCAGGGCGGCGGTGATCCAGCCTCCAACCCGCGCCTGCGTCTGGCACTGGACAAGGCCCTGGGCGCCAACATGAGCCGCGATATCATCGATCGCGCCGTGGCCCGTGGTGCTGGCACCAACGAAAGCGACAACGTCGAAGAGCTCAGCTACGAGGGTTACGGCCCGGGCGGCGTGGCGATCATGGTCGAAGCCATGACCGACAACCGCAACCGTACCGCTGCCGCCGTGCGACATGCCTTCACCAAGTGTGGCGGCAACCTCGGTACCGATGGTTCGGTAGCCTACCTGTTCGAGCGCAAGGGGCAGATCAGCTTTGCGCCGGGTGTCGACGAAGATGCGTTGATGGAAGCGGCCATGGAAGCCGATGCCGACGACGTGGTGGCCAATGAAGACGGTTCGTTCGAGGTGTTTACCTCGTTCAACAGCTTCTATGCCGTGCGCAACGCGCTGGAAGAGGCGGGCTTCAAGGCCGCTGACGCGGAAATCGTCATGCAGCCGACCACCAGCGCCGAGCTGGATCAGGAGGGCGCGGAGAAGGTGCTGAAGCTGATCGACATGCTCGAAGACCTGGATGATGTGCAGAACGTCTATTCCAATGCGCAGATTTCCGACGAGATCATGGAAAAACTCGGCTAA
- the ruvC gene encoding crossover junction endodeoxyribonuclease RuvC, with product MTLILGIDPGSRITGYGVVRQTARGCEYVASGCIRTGAGELHERLQIVFRGVSEIIRTHEPVTMGIERVFMARNADSALKLGQARGAAIVAAAEAGLEIAEYSASQVKQAVAGSGGANKEQVMLMVMHLLKLTQKPQIDASDALAIALCHAHTRSSLVPHGLATARRRGGRLRL from the coding sequence ATGACTCTGATTCTTGGTATCGACCCCGGCTCGCGCATCACCGGTTATGGCGTGGTGCGCCAGACCGCTCGCGGTTGCGAGTACGTGGCGTCGGGTTGTATCCGCACTGGTGCCGGCGAGTTGCACGAGCGCCTGCAGATCGTCTTTCGCGGCGTCAGCGAAATCATTCGTACCCACGAGCCGGTGACCATGGGCATCGAGCGCGTGTTCATGGCCCGTAACGCCGATTCGGCGCTCAAGCTCGGCCAGGCGCGTGGGGCGGCCATCGTTGCCGCCGCCGAGGCTGGCCTGGAGATCGCCGAATACAGCGCAAGCCAGGTCAAACAGGCCGTCGCCGGCAGCGGTGGCGCCAACAAGGAGCAGGTGATGCTGATGGTCATGCACCTGCTCAAGCTCACCCAGAAGCCGCAGATCGACGCATCCGACGCCCTGGCAATCGCCCTGTGCCATGCTCATACCCGCTCCAGCCTGGTGCCCCACGGCCTGGCCACGGCGCGGCGGCGTGGCGGGCGCTTGCGTCTGTAG
- the ruvA gene encoding Holliday junction branch migration protein RuvA, whose amino-acid sequence MIGRLRGTLAEKQPPHLVIDVNGVGYELEVPMTTLYRLPKVGETVTVHTHLVVREDAHLLYGFHEKRERELFRELIRLNGVGPKLALALMSGLEADELVRCVQAQDTSALVRVPGVGKKTAERLLVELKDRFKAWETSPAMFTLVSDGPVPVSSGSTAEADAVSALVSLGYKPQEASKAVSAIKDKAGMSSEDLIRRSLKGMITK is encoded by the coding sequence GTGATTGGACGTTTGCGCGGTACCCTGGCGGAAAAACAGCCACCGCACCTTGTTATCGATGTCAACGGCGTGGGCTATGAACTCGAAGTGCCCATGACTACCCTGTATCGCCTGCCTAAAGTTGGCGAAACCGTGACCGTGCACACCCATCTGGTGGTGCGTGAAGATGCCCACTTGCTGTACGGCTTTCATGAAAAGCGCGAGCGAGAGCTTTTCCGTGAGCTCATTCGGCTCAATGGCGTGGGCCCGAAGCTGGCGCTGGCACTGATGTCCGGCCTTGAGGCCGACGAACTGGTGCGCTGCGTGCAGGCCCAGGACACCTCCGCGCTGGTGCGCGTGCCAGGAGTGGGCAAGAAGACCGCCGAGCGACTGCTGGTCGAGCTGAAGGACCGCTTCAAGGCCTGGGAAACCTCCCCGGCCATGTTCACCCTGGTTTCCGATGGCCCCGTGCCAGTCAGCAGTGGCTCCACGGCCGAGGCCGACGCGGTCAGCGCCCTGGTTTCCCTGGGCTACAAGCCTCAGGAGGCGAGCAAGGCAGTGTCCGCCATCAAGGACAAGGCCGGCATGAGCAGTGAAGACCTGATCCGCCGCAGCCTTAAAGGGATGATTACCAAGTGA
- the ruvB gene encoding Holliday junction branch migration DNA helicase RuvB has translation MIEADRLIAASGRDREEVQDRAIRPLRLDEYIGQPVVREQMALFIQAARGRNESLDHTLIFGPPGLGKTTLANIIAQEMGVSVKSTSGPILERPGDLAAMLTNLEPHDVLFIDEIHRLSPVVEEVLYPAMEDFQLDIMIGEGPAARSIKLDLPPFTLVGATTRAGMLTNPLRDRFGIVQRLEFYSDKDLATIVSRSAGILGLVIEDQGAYEIARRARGTPRIANRLLRRVRDYAEVRGKGQITKAVADMALNLLDVDERGFDHSDRRLLLTMIEKFDGGPVGVDNLAAAISEERHTIEDVLEPYLIQQGYIMRTPRGRVVTRHAYLHFGLNVPGRLGDGGDFSEAGDE, from the coding sequence GTGATCGAAGCCGACCGCCTGATCGCCGCCAGTGGCCGCGACCGTGAAGAAGTCCAGGACCGTGCGATCCGCCCGCTGCGTCTGGACGAGTACATCGGCCAGCCGGTGGTGCGCGAGCAGATGGCGCTGTTCATCCAGGCCGCGCGCGGTCGCAACGAGTCGCTCGACCACACCCTGATCTTCGGCCCGCCCGGGTTGGGCAAGACCACCCTGGCCAATATCATCGCCCAGGAAATGGGCGTTTCGGTCAAGAGTACTTCCGGGCCGATCCTGGAGCGCCCGGGCGACCTGGCGGCCATGCTGACCAACCTCGAGCCCCACGATGTACTGTTCATCGACGAGATCCACCGGCTCTCGCCGGTGGTCGAAGAGGTGCTGTACCCGGCCATGGAAGACTTCCAGCTCGACATCATGATCGGTGAGGGGCCGGCGGCGCGGTCGATCAAGCTCGACCTGCCACCCTTCACCCTGGTCGGCGCCACTACCCGTGCCGGGATGCTGACCAACCCGCTGCGCGACCGCTTCGGGATCGTCCAGCGCCTTGAGTTCTACAGCGACAAGGATCTGGCGACCATCGTCAGCCGTTCCGCCGGTATTCTCGGCCTGGTCATCGAAGACCAGGGTGCCTACGAGATTGCCCGCCGCGCCCGCGGTACGCCGCGTATCGCCAACCGCTTGCTGCGCCGTGTGCGTGACTATGCCGAGGTGCGCGGCAAGGGGCAGATCACCAAGGCGGTGGCCGACATGGCGCTGAACCTGCTGGATGTCGACGAGCGCGGTTTCGATCATTCCGACCGACGCCTGCTGCTGACCATGATCGAGAAGTTCGACGGTGGCCCGGTAGGGGTGGACAACCTGGCGGCAGCGATCAGCGAGGAGCGTCACACCATCGAGGATGTGCTCGAGCCGTACCTGATCCAGCAGGGCTATATCATGCGCACGCCCCGTGGGCGTGTGGTGACCCGTCATGCCTATTTGCACTTTGGCCTGAATGTTCCCGGGCGCCTGGGCGATGGGGGAGATTTTTCCGAAGCAGGCGATGAATGA
- the ybgC gene encoding tol-pal system-associated acyl-CoA thioesterase, protein MRAQNGLEPFAHRCRVYYEDTDAGGVVYYVNYLKFMERARTERLRHLGFSQQQLAGENLLFVVHSSEARYHAPARLDDELRVTAQVLELNRASLRFVQQVWREKDETLLCEGQFLVAAVRADTFKPRALPPELRDAFVADGSGTQSNAGE, encoded by the coding sequence ATGCGCGCGCAAAATGGCCTGGAACCTTTCGCACACCGTTGTCGCGTCTATTACGAGGATACCGATGCCGGTGGCGTGGTGTATTACGTCAACTACCTGAAATTCATGGAGCGCGCGCGTACCGAGCGGCTGCGGCACCTGGGCTTTTCCCAGCAGCAACTGGCCGGGGAAAACCTGTTGTTCGTGGTCCACTCCAGCGAAGCGCGCTATCACGCGCCGGCGCGCCTGGACGATGAGCTCCGGGTGACCGCGCAAGTACTTGAACTCAATCGCGCCAGTCTGCGTTTCGTACAGCAGGTCTGGCGGGAAAAGGATGAAACGCTGCTCTGTGAAGGGCAGTTCCTGGTGGCCGCCGTGCGCGCCGACACTTTCAAACCCCGAGCCTTACCCCCGGAGCTGCGCGACGCCTTTGTGGCGGACGGCTCGGGTACTCAATCGAACGCAGGAGAATAA
- the tolQ gene encoding protein TolQ, whose amino-acid sequence MEANVVDHTSMWSLVSNASVVVQLVMLTLVAASVTSWIMIFQRSTMLRAGRRALDAFEERFWSGIDLSKLYRQAGSNPDPDSGVEQVFRAGFKEFSRLRQQPGVDPDAVMEGVGRAMRVAISREEEKLEQSLPFLATVGSTSPYIGLFGTVWGIMNSFRGLASAQQATLATVAPGIAEALIATAIGLFAAIPAVIAYNRFAARSEVLIGRYYTFADEFQAILHRKVHTSEE is encoded by the coding sequence GTGGAAGCTAACGTCGTCGACCATACCTCCATGTGGAGTCTGGTCAGCAATGCCAGCGTGGTGGTACAGCTGGTAATGCTGACCCTGGTGGCCGCCTCGGTCACCTCATGGATCATGATCTTCCAGCGCAGCACCATGCTGCGCGCCGGTCGTCGTGCGCTGGATGCCTTCGAGGAACGCTTCTGGTCGGGTATCGACCTGTCCAAGCTGTACCGTCAGGCAGGCAGCAACCCAGATCCGGATTCGGGTGTGGAGCAGGTCTTCCGGGCCGGCTTCAAGGAATTCTCGCGCCTGCGCCAGCAGCCGGGCGTCGATCCCGATGCGGTCATGGAAGGTGTGGGCCGAGCCATGCGCGTGGCCATTTCGCGTGAGGAAGAAAAGCTCGAGCAGAGCCTGCCGTTCCTCGCCACCGTCGGTTCCACCAGCCCGTACATCGGCCTGTTCGGTACCGTCTGGGGCATCATGAACTCCTTCCGCGGCCTGGCCAGCGCCCAGCAGGCCACCCTGGCCACGGTTGCTCCCGGTATCGCCGAAGCACTGATCGCCACCGCCATCGGTCTGTTCGCGGCAATCCCTGCGGTCATCGCCTACAACCGTTTCGCTGCCCGCAGCGAAGTGCTGATCGGTCGTTACTACACCTTCGCCGACGAGTTCCAGGCGATCCTGCACCGCAAAGTGCACACCAGCGAAGAGTAA
- the tolR gene encoding protein TolR, whose protein sequence is MARVRHKRKPVAEMNVVPYIDVMLVLLVIFMVTAPMLNQGVKVDLPKVSSEALPQDNNVQILTISIKADKTYYWNLGSEVDTDKQMDKAMTLPDMTSAVTKIIAAGRDQGKQTQVFIRGDKAVDYGAVMGAMGGLQKAGVGNVGLITEAP, encoded by the coding sequence ATGGCCCGAGTTCGCCACAAACGCAAGCCGGTCGCCGAGATGAACGTGGTGCCCTACATCGACGTGATGCTGGTGCTGCTGGTCATCTTCATGGTGACGGCCCCCATGCTCAACCAGGGCGTGAAGGTCGACCTGCCCAAGGTTTCCAGCGAAGCCTTGCCGCAGGACAACAACGTCCAGATCCTCACCATCTCCATCAAGGCCGACAAGACCTACTACTGGAACCTCGGCAGCGAAGTCGATACCGACAAACAGATGGACAAGGCCATGACCTTGCCCGATATGACCAGCGCAGTGACCAAGATCATTGCCGCCGGTCGTGACCAGGGCAAGCAGACCCAGGTCTTCATTCGTGGCGACAAGGCTGTCGACTACGGCGCGGTCATGGGTGCCATGGGCGGGTTGCAGAAGGCCGGTGTCGGTAACGTTGGCCTGATTACCGAGGCGCCCTGA
- the tolA gene encoding cell envelope integrity protein TolA — protein sequence MQQREPSASESYFWPSVWAIGLHVLVFALLFVSFAMTPELPPSKPIVQATLYQLKSKSQATTQTNQKIAGEAKKTASRQTEVEQLEQKKVEQEAIKAAEQKKADAAQKAEEAREAAEAKKAEEAAKASEAKKAAEAKKAEEAKKAAEKQQADIAKKKAEEEAKKQAEEEAKKQAAEEAKKKAAEDAKKKAAEDAKKKAAAAEDAKKKAAEEAKKKAAADAQKKKAQEAARKAAEDKKAQALAELLSDTTERQQALADEQGDQVAGDFDDLIRMRAAEGWARPPSARKGMTVTLQVSMLPDGTITGVSVTRSSGDGPFDSSAVAAVKNIGRLTEMQGMKPSDFNRYRSFKMTFTPEDLAL from the coding sequence ATGCAACAGCGAGAGCCATCCGCCTCGGAAAGCTACTTCTGGCCCAGCGTCTGGGCCATCGGCCTGCACGTGCTGGTGTTCGCGCTGCTGTTCGTCAGTTTTGCCATGACGCCTGAGCTGCCGCCTTCCAAGCCGATCGTTCAGGCTACCCTGTATCAGCTCAAGTCCAAGAGCCAGGCGACCACCCAGACCAATCAGAAGATTGCCGGGGAAGCGAAGAAAACCGCCTCGCGCCAGACTGAAGTCGAGCAGTTGGAGCAGAAGAAGGTCGAGCAAGAGGCCATCAAGGCCGCGGAACAAAAGAAAGCCGACGCCGCTCAAAAGGCCGAGGAAGCCCGCGAAGCCGCCGAGGCCAAGAAAGCCGAAGAGGCTGCCAAGGCCAGCGAAGCCAAGAAGGCCGCTGAAGCCAAGAAGGCCGAGGAAGCGAAGAAAGCCGCCGAGAAGCAACAGGCCGACATCGCCAAGAAAAAGGCTGAAGAAGAGGCCAAGAAGCAGGCCGAGGAAGAAGCCAAGAAGCAAGCAGCCGAGGAAGCCAAGAAAAAGGCCGCCGAGGACGCGAAGAAGAAAGCAGCCGAGGACGCCAAGAAGAAAGCGGCGGCGGCCGAGGATGCGAAGAAGAAGGCTGCTGAAGAGGCCAAGAAAAAGGCCGCTGCAGACGCCCAGAAGAAAAAGGCACAGGAAGCGGCCCGCAAGGCGGCAGAGGACAAGAAGGCCCAGGCTTTGGCCGAGCTGTTGTCCGATACCACCGAGCGGCAGCAGGCGCTGGCCGACGAGCAGGGTGACCAGGTGGCCGGCGACTTCGACGACCTGATCCGTATGCGCGCGGCCGAGGGCTGGGCACGGCCACCTTCCGCGCGCAAGGGCATGACGGTGACCCTGCAGGTCAGCATGTTGCCGGATGGCACCATCACCGGTGTCAGCGTGACCCGGTCCAGTGGTGACGGTCCGTTCGACAGTTCGGCAGTGGCTGCAGTCAAGAACATTGGTCGTCTGACCGAGATGCAGGGTATGAAACCGAGCGATTTCAATCGTTATCGTTCGTTCAAGATGACATTTACACCTGAGGATCTAGCGTTGTGA